GCATTGCGATTAAGAGCATCAATGCCGGGGAAAAATTCTGGACCGATGCCCTGGGGCTGGTTTGCGAAGGGTCTGAAACCGTTGCCCAGCAGCGCGTTACTACCGCTTTTTTCCCGGTGGGAGAGAGCGAGGTGGAACTACTGGAACCGAGTGCAGCCGACAGCCCGGTCGCCAAATTTCTGGAAAAAAAGGGCGAAGGGATTCATCATGTGGCATTTCAGGT
The window above is part of the Desulfobacterales bacterium genome. Proteins encoded here:
- the mce gene encoding methylmalonyl-CoA epimerase; protein product: MKILKIDHLGIAIKSINAGEKFWTDALGLVCEGSETVAQQRVTTAFFPVGESEVELLEPSAADSPVAKFLEKKGEGIHHVAFQVENIEAALIELKEKGIRLIDETPRYGAGGAKIAFIHPQSTNGVLVELCER